In one window of Paraflavitalea soli DNA:
- a CDS encoding SusC/RagA family TonB-linked outer membrane protein: MRNKVFPRILLGVLLCISSFSIAFGQQKTVTGIISDQNGAPLSNATIRVKGEKITATTDANGAFKIAVPPNTKTLVVSYVGMDAQEISIDGKTSVLATLTVADTRLNEVVVIGYGTAKRANVTSSISSVTERDLKNIPVAGADQAIQGKVAGVTVSSNGGQPGGGVSVRVRGITSVNGNDPLYVIDGVPMGGTINSLEQNVLGGGSGQTGQSVLASLNPSDIASIDILKDASAQAIYGSRAANGVVLINTKRGKAGEGKIAYDTYFGWQSIPKKLPIMNLQEYGGYLNSLVNEVRAAGDGMDSTGEFKNPALLGEGTDWQDAIFRTGLIQNHQLSFSGGQGKTNYYFSGNYYNQTGIIIGSEFNRYSLRFNLDQQVKTWLRAGVSANLSRSNQKIALTDGFDAVTGVVLYNSPAAPIRTFDGSYATTTSIGGITFGNPRNPVALAELRDVRTIQSKAFGSLYADLTILKGLTFRNEVNYDFNLSSSKAYQPFVQNEASREIILSPSHLREERGNSYYWAVKSYLTYNNSFGKHAVNATGGHEAQYSRWDNIQAYRTNLTLNLPSLAAGAGGNGSGEQIGAGAGEWSMESYFARLNYTYDEKYSLSASVRRDASSAFGENNRVGYFPAASVSWTASNEAFMQNIKWLNYLKFRAGAGAVGNQNVAANSYTTNIRLLTEGPFGPGGIPRNVGNPDLGWESVITYNAGVDATLFNRRVDLSVDVYKKVTTDMLLATQLGDFSGLGEQTNSNNWNDIWTPIANDGEMTNTGIDISLTTYNVQTKDLTWKTTVTFSHYKNILNRLNTPDAAITGRVKTDYSGNDPVVTLTKQGLPVGSFYGYVTNGLFRSMDQLNSGTNWGLPVGMKTYWLGDVMFKDLDGNKVIDDKDVEFIGNPNPKFTFGFNNTVNYKNFDLGVFLYGSVGAKIFNIVRRQTEGLTNAYNNQSKDVLERYTPTNTNGSLPRFNPWHNNNFRISDRFVEDGSFLRIQTLTLGYNLPKNLIGKVKLTNARLYVSAQNIYTFTGYSGYDPDLGSLNNNVTRMNIDDGHYPNPRTITVGANIEF; encoded by the coding sequence ATGAGAAATAAAGTATTCCCCAGGATACTGCTAGGTGTACTATTATGCATATCCTCCTTCTCCATCGCCTTTGGTCAACAAAAAACGGTGACAGGCATTATCTCCGATCAAAATGGCGCTCCGCTTAGTAATGCCACTATACGGGTAAAAGGAGAGAAGATCACAGCTACCACAGATGCCAATGGCGCCTTTAAAATAGCTGTTCCCCCCAATACAAAAACACTGGTGGTTTCCTATGTGGGCATGGATGCCCAGGAAATATCCATCGACGGTAAGACCTCGGTACTGGCCACGCTCACAGTGGCCGACACGCGGTTGAATGAAGTGGTGGTCATAGGTTATGGTACAGCCAAGCGTGCCAATGTAACCTCTTCGATCTCGTCTGTTACTGAACGTGACCTGAAGAATATACCGGTGGCCGGGGCCGACCAGGCCATCCAGGGTAAGGTAGCCGGGGTAACGGTCTCCAGCAATGGCGGACAACCCGGCGGCGGCGTATCGGTAAGGGTGCGCGGTATTACCAGTGTCAATGGCAACGATCCGCTATATGTAATAGATGGTGTACCCATGGGCGGTACGATCAATAGCCTGGAGCAGAATGTACTGGGCGGCGGATCGGGCCAAACGGGACAAAGTGTGCTGGCCAGCCTGAACCCCTCTGATATCGCTTCTATCGATATCCTCAAAGATGCTTCGGCACAGGCGATCTATGGTTCCCGCGCTGCCAATGGCGTGGTATTGATCAATACGAAAAGAGGCAAGGCGGGCGAAGGCAAGATAGCTTATGATACTTATTTCGGCTGGCAGTCGATCCCCAAAAAACTGCCGATCATGAACCTGCAGGAATATGGCGGTTACCTCAACTCGCTGGTCAATGAAGTAAGGGCCGCCGGTGATGGTATGGACAGCACGGGTGAGTTTAAGAATCCCGCTTTACTGGGTGAAGGAACGGACTGGCAGGATGCCATTTTCCGTACGGGGCTGATCCAGAACCACCAATTGTCTTTCTCCGGTGGGCAAGGCAAAACGAATTACTATTTCTCGGGCAACTATTATAACCAAACGGGTATCATCATCGGTTCTGAATTCAACCGCTATTCGCTCCGCTTCAACCTCGATCAGCAGGTGAAGACCTGGCTGCGGGCAGGGGTAAGCGCCAACCTCTCGCGCAGCAACCAGAAGATAGCGCTCACAGATGGATTTGATGCGGTAACGGGTGTAGTATTGTACAACAGTCCGGCAGCGCCGATCAGGACCTTCGATGGCAGTTATGCCACTACTACATCGATCGGTGGCATCACCTTCGGTAACCCGCGCAACCCGGTAGCGCTGGCAGAACTGCGGGATGTGCGCACAATTCAATCCAAGGCTTTCGGTAGTCTCTATGCGGACCTGACGATACTGAAAGGGCTTACTTTCCGCAATGAGGTAAACTATGATTTCAACCTCAGCAGCAGCAAGGCTTACCAGCCTTTTGTGCAGAATGAAGCATCGAGGGAGATCATTCTTAGCCCCAGTCACCTGCGGGAAGAAAGAGGTAATAGTTATTACTGGGCCGTTAAGAGTTACCTCACGTACAATAACAGCTTTGGCAAGCATGCGGTGAATGCTACAGGGGGTCATGAAGCGCAGTATTCGCGCTGGGACAATATACAGGCTTACAGGACCAACCTCACGCTCAACCTGCCTTCGCTGGCAGCTGGCGCCGGTGGCAATGGGTCGGGTGAACAGATCGGCGCCGGAGCCGGGGAGTGGAGCATGGAATCTTATTTTGCCCGGTTGAACTATACGTATGATGAAAAGTATTCGCTGAGTGCTTCGGTGCGTCGGGATGCTTCTTCTGCTTTTGGTGAGAACAACCGTGTAGGTTATTTCCCGGCAGCCTCTGTATCCTGGACGGCCAGCAATGAGGCATTTATGCAAAACATCAAATGGCTCAATTACCTCAAGTTCAGGGCCGGTGCGGGCGCGGTGGGCAACCAGAATGTAGCTGCCAATTCTTATACGACCAATATCCGCCTGCTCACAGAAGGACCCTTTGGTCCGGGCGGTATTCCCCGCAACGTGGGTAATCCGGACCTGGGCTGGGAATCGGTGATCACGTACAATGCCGGTGTGGATGCCACCTTGTTCAACAGGAGGGTAGACCTGAGTGTAGACGTGTACAAAAAGGTGACGACAGACATGTTGCTGGCTACGCAGCTGGGTGATTTCTCAGGCCTGGGTGAACAAACGAATAGCAATAACTGGAACGATATCTGGACACCCATTGCCAACGATGGGGAGATGACGAACACAGGTATCGATATCTCGCTGACCACGTACAACGTACAGACAAAGGACCTTACCTGGAAGACAACGGTCACCTTTAGTCATTACAAGAATATCCTCAATCGCCTCAATACACCCGATGCGGCCATTACGGGCCGGGTGAAAACAGATTATTCCGGCAACGATCCGGTAGTGACGCTTACCAAACAAGGATTGCCGGTAGGCTCTTTCTATGGTTATGTAACAAACGGGCTGTTCAGGTCGATGGACCAGCTCAATAGTGGCACCAACTGGGGCCTGCCTGTAGGCATGAAGACCTATTGGCTGGGTGATGTCATGTTCAAAGACCTCGACGGCAATAAAGTGATCGATGACAAGGATGTGGAATTCATTGGTAACCCCAACCCCAAGTTCACTTTCGGATTCAACAACACGGTCAACTATAAGAATTTCGACCTGGGCGTATTCCTCTATGGCAGTGTAGGCGCTAAAATATTCAATATCGTACGCCGGCAAACGGAAGGGCTGACAAATGCCTACAACAACCAGTCGAAAGACGTGCTGGAAAGGTATACCCCTACCAATACCAATGGTAGTTTACCCCGCTTCAATCCCTGGCACAACAACAACTTCCGTATATCGGACCGTTTTGTGGAAGATGGCTCCTTCCTGCGGATACAAACGCTTACGCTGGGTTATAACCTGCCGAAGAACCTGATCGGCAAAGTGAAGCTCACGAATGCCCGCTTGTATGTATCGGCCCAGAATATTTACACCTTCACGGGTTATTCAGGGTATGATCCTGACCTGGGTTCGCTCAACAACAATGTAACGCGTATGAACATCGATGACGGGCACTATCCCAATCCCCGAACGATCACGGTAGGTGCAAACATTGAATTCTAA
- a CDS encoding helix-turn-helix domain-containing protein, whose product MNKAAKNDILREITPLTQSDCFTLFSRVKTEFDFPLHYHEEFELNFIQHAKHAQRMIGDHIEEIDDIELVLVGPNLQHAWFTHKCKGKEIREITIQFHKDLFDDKLLRRNQLNFIRTMFERSVRGILFSRETAQQVAPRIIELNRKHGFDSVLELMSILHDLSTSRNMRTLSDSSFNTTEPFSYNSRRIEKTFEYMNQNFDKPITLGEVARLANMSEVAFSRFFKQRTGNTFIDSLTEIRLGHASRMLIDTTQSVAEIAYHCGFNNISNFNRIFRKKKGCTPRDFRESFSGRRIFI is encoded by the coding sequence ATGAACAAGGCGGCAAAGAATGATATCCTCCGGGAGATCACTCCCCTCACCCAAAGTGATTGCTTTACCCTGTTTTCCAGGGTAAAGACCGAGTTTGACTTTCCCCTGCATTACCATGAGGAATTTGAACTGAACTTCATTCAGCATGCAAAGCACGCACAGCGGATGATTGGTGATCACATAGAAGAGATAGATGATATTGAGTTGGTATTGGTGGGACCTAATCTGCAGCATGCCTGGTTTACCCATAAGTGTAAGGGAAAAGAGATCCGGGAGATCACCATACAATTTCACAAGGACCTGTTTGATGACAAACTCCTTCGCCGCAACCAGCTGAATTTTATCCGTACCATGTTTGAGCGTTCTGTGCGGGGGATTTTATTCTCCCGCGAAACCGCCCAGCAGGTAGCGCCGCGCATCATCGAGCTCAACCGCAAGCATGGTTTTGATTCTGTGCTGGAACTCATGTCTATCCTGCACGACTTGTCTACCTCCCGCAATATGCGCACCCTCTCTGATTCGTCTTTCAATACCACTGAACCTTTCAGTTATAACAGCCGGCGTATCGAAAAGACCTTTGAGTACATGAACCAGAATTTTGACAAGCCCATTACCCTGGGCGAAGTGGCCAGGCTGGCCAATATGTCGGAGGTAGCTTTCAGCCGCTTTTTCAAACAGCGTACCGGCAATACCTTTATTGACAGCTTAACAGAGATAAGACTGGGCCATGCTTCCCGTATGCTGATCGATACCACCCAGTCCGTAGCTGAGATCGCCTACCATTGCGGGTTCAACAATATCTCCAACTTCAACCGTATTTTCAGGAAAAAGAAAGGCTGTACCCCCAGGGATTTCAGGGAAAGCTTTTCGGGCAGACGCATTTTTATTTAG
- a CDS encoding ABC transporter permease — MQFLLALGPLIYFYVLKITHRQYQFGWRDLLHFSPLLLEQGALALAPTYVTQVFQQLNPVVQVLVFISMIIYLYQCNRLIQGFYRQLQPVLMDRPLVEFRWLRRLLAATALLWCLWIACAAAGHFIYRGQSGLQVYYPFYILFAVMMIWTAAAAFLKPQAGVMTQAPAPGKPPIPAEVRAKAAWLKKAMETNRYYEEPELTLPLLAEKLRLPPHELSRVINTVFKKSFNDFVNEYRVRDVVSKMQDPAFDKMTLLGIAYDAGFNSKSTFNRAFKQITGKTPAEWKHDLENKGSSYHLTPSSRTAAVISSHPSTPAWAGMKLNRQYMFKNYFKTSWRSLLRHKMYSLINVLGLALGICVCLVIYLITRYEYSFDTFHQDRDRIFCVDAEMHGRHLNSIPGPMPAAMRQEMTGFETMAAFQTYTASVTIPGGQQGDALHFTDDGSLAIAEPQYFDIFRYQWLSGNPRTALMMPNSVVLTAEKAQQYFGDASPDRIIGRTIYYQDSLMVTVTGIVANWTGNSDFNYSQWLSYATIPVSFLQQEIKLENWNTMNRSSQIMIKLAKDVRPSQIDTQFTAFAKRHYGSQPAFAARLKPLSGIHFHREYGGEGRKASLPVLYTLIAVAGFILLLAIVNFVNLSTAQSMQRAREIGVRKVLGGSRRAIAVQFFTETLVLTVAAVGLAALMVNPVFGLFADLIPTGVRFRLDGATLLFFLVVTAVTTFLAGFYPAKVLGNYQPTVTLKGIATAPGGGKGTLRKGLIVFQFTISLLFIIASVVIGAQLQYVLRADLGFKTDAILTISSPLVNRGGGISFQSDKARTPPPASEVTGKLAVLTNKIRQLAGVEQVIREGRPPMGRMHWGFGGGALKGSDERSFDVSLHHGDENYLPFYGMKLVAGRNMLPGDSTRELLISETCARALGFADVSKAVGQAVIVGPGEDYPVAGVVADFYESDFHLVTWPVIIKHDPAQEKTIAVRIAAKGMSAGEMKTLIGRIEKDWKTIFPDSPFDYSFLDESIATMYADDLRTRLLTNVAMGITVFISCLGLLGLAIFSTQRRTREIGIRKVLGATVPGIMVMLCKEIVVLILIALLIASPLAWYFMHDWLQSFAYRTPLSSWMFIAAGAAAIGIALLTVGFQAMRAAMANPVRSLRTE, encoded by the coding sequence ATGCAATTTTTGCTGGCCCTGGGTCCACTGATCTATTTTTATGTACTTAAAATTACACACCGGCAGTATCAGTTTGGGTGGAGGGATCTATTGCATTTCAGCCCCCTGCTGCTGGAACAGGGAGCGCTGGCGCTGGCGCCTACCTATGTTACGCAGGTCTTTCAACAACTGAACCCGGTAGTACAGGTACTGGTATTTATTTCGATGATCATCTACCTGTACCAGTGCAACCGGCTCATACAGGGTTTTTACCGGCAGCTGCAGCCCGTTTTGATGGACAGGCCCCTGGTCGAATTCCGGTGGCTGCGCCGCCTGCTGGCAGCAACCGCTTTGTTATGGTGCTTGTGGATAGCCTGTGCCGCCGCCGGGCATTTTATATATCGTGGCCAATCCGGCCTGCAGGTTTATTACCCTTTCTATATCCTTTTTGCTGTAATGATGATATGGACGGCAGCGGCTGCCTTCCTGAAGCCACAAGCGGGCGTCATGACCCAAGCGCCTGCACCCGGTAAGCCGCCCATACCTGCTGAGGTGAGGGCAAAAGCTGCCTGGCTGAAGAAGGCCATGGAAACCAACCGGTATTACGAGGAACCGGAATTAACCCTCCCCCTGCTGGCTGAAAAACTCCGGCTGCCTCCCCACGAATTGTCACGGGTCATCAATACCGTGTTTAAAAAAAGCTTCAACGATTTCGTCAATGAATACCGCGTCCGCGATGTGGTATCCAAAATGCAGGACCCGGCTTTCGATAAGATGACCCTGCTGGGGATCGCTTATGATGCCGGGTTCAACTCAAAATCTACCTTTAACCGTGCTTTCAAACAAATAACCGGAAAAACCCCTGCCGAATGGAAGCATGACCTGGAAAATAAGGGGTCATCTTATCATTTGACACCCTCGTCACGTACGGCCGCGGTAATTTCAAGCCATCCATCCACACCTGCGTGGGCTGGTATGAAATTAAACCGCCAATACATGTTTAAAAATTATTTCAAGACTTCCTGGCGCAGCCTCCTCCGCCATAAAATGTATAGCCTCATCAACGTGCTGGGCCTGGCCCTGGGTATTTGTGTCTGCCTGGTTATTTACCTGATCACCCGGTACGAATATAGTTTTGATACCTTTCACCAGGACCGTGACCGTATCTTTTGTGTGGATGCCGAAATGCATGGGCGTCATTTGAATAGCATACCTGGCCCTATGCCGGCCGCCATGCGCCAGGAAATGACCGGTTTTGAAACCATGGCTGCCTTTCAAACCTATACCGCCAGCGTAACGATACCAGGGGGCCAACAGGGAGATGCCCTGCACTTCACCGACGACGGCAGCCTCGCTATTGCGGAGCCCCAATACTTCGACATCTTTCGTTACCAGTGGTTGAGTGGAAATCCCAGGACTGCCCTGATGATGCCCAACTCGGTGGTGCTTACCGCGGAAAAGGCCCAACAATACTTTGGCGATGCCAGCCCGGACAGGATCATCGGCCGGACCATTTATTACCAGGATTCGCTGATGGTCACCGTGACAGGTATCGTCGCCAATTGGACAGGCAACAGTGATTTTAATTATAGCCAATGGCTCTCCTATGCTACCATCCCGGTTAGTTTTCTTCAGCAGGAAATAAAGCTAGAGAACTGGAACACGATGAATCGTTCCAGCCAGATCATGATCAAACTGGCTAAGGACGTCAGGCCCTCACAGATCGATACGCAATTCACTGCCTTTGCCAAACGGCACTACGGTTCACAACCGGCATTTGCTGCCCGTTTGAAACCACTATCAGGCATCCATTTTCACCGGGAATATGGTGGCGAAGGCAGAAAGGCCAGCTTGCCGGTGCTGTACACATTAATAGCCGTGGCAGGGTTTATCCTGCTGCTTGCCATTGTCAACTTTGTCAACTTGTCTACCGCGCAATCCATGCAAAGAGCCAGAGAGATCGGCGTCCGGAAGGTGCTGGGTGGCAGCAGGCGGGCCATCGCGGTGCAGTTTTTTACTGAAACCCTGGTGTTGACGGTAGCAGCTGTGGGGCTTGCGGCCCTGATGGTAAATCCCGTGTTTGGTTTGTTCGCTGATCTGATCCCGACCGGCGTTCGATTCCGGCTGGATGGTGCTACGTTGTTATTCTTTTTGGTGGTAACTGCAGTGACCACCTTCCTGGCGGGGTTTTATCCGGCCAAGGTGCTGGGCAACTATCAGCCCACGGTGACCCTCAAAGGGATCGCTACGGCGCCAGGCGGCGGAAAAGGGACGCTGCGCAAAGGACTTATCGTTTTCCAATTTACCATATCGCTGTTGTTTATCATAGCATCTGTCGTCATTGGTGCGCAGCTGCAGTACGTGCTACGTGCAGACCTGGGTTTCAAGACAGATGCGATCCTCACCATCAGCAGCCCGCTTGTTAACAGAGGAGGTGGGATCAGTTTCCAGTCGGACAAGGCCCGGACCCCGCCACCGGCTTCCGAAGTGACGGGTAAACTGGCGGTACTGACGAATAAGATCCGGCAACTGGCCGGCGTAGAACAAGTGATCAGAGAAGGAAGGCCACCGATGGGACGGATGCATTGGGGATTCGGCGGTGGCGCACTGAAAGGCAGCGATGAGCGATCATTCGACGTATCGCTTCATCATGGAGACGAAAATTACCTTCCTTTTTATGGGATGAAGCTGGTGGCGGGGCGAAACATGCTTCCCGGCGACAGTACCAGGGAATTGCTGATCAGTGAGACTTGCGCCCGTGCATTGGGTTTTGCCGATGTGAGCAAGGCCGTCGGCCAGGCGGTGATCGTTGGCCCTGGTGAGGACTATCCCGTAGCCGGGGTGGTGGCCGATTTTTATGAGAGCGATTTTCACCTGGTTACCTGGCCGGTCATCATCAAACACGATCCCGCGCAGGAAAAAACCATTGCGGTCAGGATCGCTGCGAAGGGCATGAGCGCTGGTGAGATGAAGACCCTCATCGGCCGTATAGAGAAGGATTGGAAGACCATCTTCCCCGACTCGCCGTTTGACTATTCCTTCCTGGACGAGAGCATTGCAACTATGTATGCAGACGATCTCCGGACAAGGTTGTTGACCAATGTGGCGATGGGGATCACCGTTTTTATTTCTTGTTTGGGCCTGCTGGGTCTGGCCATTTTTTCTACGCAAAGAAGGACCAGGGAGATCGGCATCCGGAAGGTATTGGGCGCCACTGTGCCGGGCATTATGGTCATGCTTTGTAAAGAGATCGTTGTGTTGATCCTGATTGCCTTGCTGATCGCCAGTCCACTGGCCTGGTACTTCATGCACGACTGGCTGCAAAGCTTTGCCTACCGGACGCCGCTTAGCAGTTGGATGTTTATTGCAGCAGGAGCGGCAGCCATTGGAATAGCGCTGCTTACCGTCGGTTTTCAGGCGATGCGGGCAGCCATGGCCAATCCCGTCAGATCGTTGCGTACCGAATGA